One genomic window of Punica granatum isolate Tunisia-2019 chromosome 1, ASM765513v2, whole genome shotgun sequence includes the following:
- the LOC116189064 gene encoding uncharacterized protein LOC116189064 isoform X1: MESNTNWKSQPRNSASRLSASAEPFTSKRPPALLSKAHSFKPLSSCFDPETPSLGDYSPFHWQSYTPEALPEGLDLNNYGAILHGSEFLGSNCFANTANTVGSPYFGPSSDVGVNEKDTGNSISDPSLEKEAIVQVNCSSLDALLFAYGHLGNFNRKKRIANFGPRLSREGYEARRRSKSLDGTHDSLSRKSTGTSEGGAEPKSQPMEQISAENPSLIKSSYRITPITISRSSGVSSAPIISNFPLNAKPKDPEGCGKAEGSFILVDKNDLNSKEPDEDSPCWRGTMNSPKSPFRLSQSAETKFPENTSEARWTLNPMAPHFIPRSAERRLNWTGSSDSDEIRELGKDSLRDKGGSLCMLGPEVVPPILEEENITSHKNIVTGVDLQVPKNDVEDVSASEAFLRISYWLSMCPSLDAELVVDTMNDFSEFLVRKCSESHVLSEPLLGKIQSIIQNLSNCNGERDPGRSFTPPNESSAAILKIPNIETGRKVVTAASELDNVSDSRQQKTDSSLFMKKEWDSRTFIGNIGAEIAQADSNASVAGLEMDQRMSPQTLLYKNLWLQAMEELHSMKSRSLRSMKSGVERSSGRVS, encoded by the exons ATGGAGAGTAACACTAACTGGAAATCGCAGCCTCGGAATTCGGCTTCTCGCCTCTCGGCTTCCGCTGAGCCCTTCACCTCGAAACGGCCCCCTGCCTTGCTCTCTAAGGCTCACTCGTTTAAGCCCCTTAGTTCTTGTTTTGACCCGGAGACTCCGTCTCTCGGTGATTATAGTCCATTCCACTGGCAAAGTTACACCCCGGAGGCCCTTCCGGAAGGGCTTGATCTTAATAACTATGGAGCCATTCTTCATGGCAGCGAGTTCTTGGGCTCAAATTGCTTCGCAAACACTGCAAACACCGTGGGGTCGCCCTATTTTGGCCCAAGCAGTGATGTTGGGGTAAACGAAAAGGATACTGGTAACTCCATATCTGATCCGAGCTTGGAAAAGGAAG CCATCGTGCAAGTGAATTGCTCATCACTAGATGCCCTGTTGTTTGCCTATGGTCACCTCGGAAACTTCAACAGAAAGAAAAGGATAGCTAACTTTGGACCCAGATTATCGAGGGAAG GATATGAAGCTCGCAGAAGATCAAAATCACTTGACGGAACTCATGATAGTTTGAGTAGAAAATCAACTGGTACTTCCGAAGGAGGGGCTGAACCAAAATCCCAACCCATGGAGCAAATATCAGCTGAAAATCCTTCACTCATTAAATCGAGCTACCGGATAACCCCTATTACTATTTCAAGATCATCGGGCGTGTCCTCCGCTCCCATCATCAGCAATTTTCCATTGAATGCGAAACCAAAAGATCCTGAGGGATGTGGCAAAGCGGAAGGTTCCTTCATTCTTGTAGATAAGAATGACCTCAACAGTAAAGAGCCCGACGAAGATTCGCCCTGTTGGAGAGGGACCATGAACTCACCCAAGTCACCTTTTAGGCTGTCACAATCTGCAGAAACTAAATTTCCTGAAAACACATCTGAAGCACGCTGGACTTTGAATCCTATGGCTCCTCACTTCATTCCGCGAAGTGCAGAAAGAAGGTTGAATTGGACTGGATCTTCTGATTCCGATGAGATTCGTGAACTTGGAAAGGATTCTCTGAGGGACAAAGGAGGCAGCCTCTGTATGCTTGGTCCTGAAGTGGTTCCACCAATTCTGGAGGAAGAAAATATTACTTCTCATAAAAATATAGTGACTGGAGTGGATCTTCAGGTTCCTAAGAATGATGTTGAGGATGTTTCAGCTAGTGAAGCTTTTTTGCGCATATCTTACTGGCTGTCTATGTGCCCGAGTTTAGATGCTGAGTTAGTGGTTGACACAATGAATGACTTCTCGGAGTTCCTTGTAAGGAAATGTTCAGAAAGTCATGTTTTGAGTGAGCCACTGCTTGGGAAAATTCAGAGCATAATACAAAATCTTTCTAATTGTAATGGAGAAAGGGATCCAGGAAGAAGCTTTACCCCACCAAACGAGTCTTCTGCTGCTATACTGAAG ATCCCAAACATTGAAACTGGTCGAAAAGTTGTGACTGCTGCATCTGAGCTTGACAATGTAAGCGACAGCAGGCAGCAGAAGACGGATTCCTCTCTGTTCATGAAGAAAGAGTGGGATTCTCGTACCTTTATCGGTAATATAGGTGCTGAGATCGCTCAG GCTGATAGCAATGCCTCGGTTGCTGGTCTCGAGATGGACCAGCGAATGTCCCCACAGACATTACTGTACAAAAACCTGTGGCTTCAGGCGATGGAAGAGTTGCATTCGATGAAGAGCAGATCACTGAGGAGCATGAAATCCGGGGTGGAAAGATCATCTGGCAGAGTATCGTAA
- the LOC116189064 gene encoding uncharacterized protein LOC116189064 isoform X2 — protein MESNTNWKSQPRNSASRLSASAEPFTSKRPPALLSKAHSFKPLSSCFDPETPSLGDYSPFHWQSYTPEALPEGLDLNNYGAILHGSEFLGSNCFANTANTVGSPYFGPSSDVGVNEKDTGNSISDPSLEKEGYEARRRSKSLDGTHDSLSRKSTGTSEGGAEPKSQPMEQISAENPSLIKSSYRITPITISRSSGVSSAPIISNFPLNAKPKDPEGCGKAEGSFILVDKNDLNSKEPDEDSPCWRGTMNSPKSPFRLSQSAETKFPENTSEARWTLNPMAPHFIPRSAERRLNWTGSSDSDEIRELGKDSLRDKGGSLCMLGPEVVPPILEEENITSHKNIVTGVDLQVPKNDVEDVSASEAFLRISYWLSMCPSLDAELVVDTMNDFSEFLVRKCSESHVLSEPLLGKIQSIIQNLSNCNGERDPGRSFTPPNESSAAILKIPNIETGRKVVTAASELDNVSDSRQQKTDSSLFMKKEWDSRTFIGNIGAEIAQADSNASVAGLEMDQRMSPQTLLYKNLWLQAMEELHSMKSRSLRSMKSGVERSSGRVS, from the exons ATGGAGAGTAACACTAACTGGAAATCGCAGCCTCGGAATTCGGCTTCTCGCCTCTCGGCTTCCGCTGAGCCCTTCACCTCGAAACGGCCCCCTGCCTTGCTCTCTAAGGCTCACTCGTTTAAGCCCCTTAGTTCTTGTTTTGACCCGGAGACTCCGTCTCTCGGTGATTATAGTCCATTCCACTGGCAAAGTTACACCCCGGAGGCCCTTCCGGAAGGGCTTGATCTTAATAACTATGGAGCCATTCTTCATGGCAGCGAGTTCTTGGGCTCAAATTGCTTCGCAAACACTGCAAACACCGTGGGGTCGCCCTATTTTGGCCCAAGCAGTGATGTTGGGGTAAACGAAAAGGATACTGGTAACTCCATATCTGATCCGAGCTTGGAAAAGGAAG GATATGAAGCTCGCAGAAGATCAAAATCACTTGACGGAACTCATGATAGTTTGAGTAGAAAATCAACTGGTACTTCCGAAGGAGGGGCTGAACCAAAATCCCAACCCATGGAGCAAATATCAGCTGAAAATCCTTCACTCATTAAATCGAGCTACCGGATAACCCCTATTACTATTTCAAGATCATCGGGCGTGTCCTCCGCTCCCATCATCAGCAATTTTCCATTGAATGCGAAACCAAAAGATCCTGAGGGATGTGGCAAAGCGGAAGGTTCCTTCATTCTTGTAGATAAGAATGACCTCAACAGTAAAGAGCCCGACGAAGATTCGCCCTGTTGGAGAGGGACCATGAACTCACCCAAGTCACCTTTTAGGCTGTCACAATCTGCAGAAACTAAATTTCCTGAAAACACATCTGAAGCACGCTGGACTTTGAATCCTATGGCTCCTCACTTCATTCCGCGAAGTGCAGAAAGAAGGTTGAATTGGACTGGATCTTCTGATTCCGATGAGATTCGTGAACTTGGAAAGGATTCTCTGAGGGACAAAGGAGGCAGCCTCTGTATGCTTGGTCCTGAAGTGGTTCCACCAATTCTGGAGGAAGAAAATATTACTTCTCATAAAAATATAGTGACTGGAGTGGATCTTCAGGTTCCTAAGAATGATGTTGAGGATGTTTCAGCTAGTGAAGCTTTTTTGCGCATATCTTACTGGCTGTCTATGTGCCCGAGTTTAGATGCTGAGTTAGTGGTTGACACAATGAATGACTTCTCGGAGTTCCTTGTAAGGAAATGTTCAGAAAGTCATGTTTTGAGTGAGCCACTGCTTGGGAAAATTCAGAGCATAATACAAAATCTTTCTAATTGTAATGGAGAAAGGGATCCAGGAAGAAGCTTTACCCCACCAAACGAGTCTTCTGCTGCTATACTGAAG ATCCCAAACATTGAAACTGGTCGAAAAGTTGTGACTGCTGCATCTGAGCTTGACAATGTAAGCGACAGCAGGCAGCAGAAGACGGATTCCTCTCTGTTCATGAAGAAAGAGTGGGATTCTCGTACCTTTATCGGTAATATAGGTGCTGAGATCGCTCAG GCTGATAGCAATGCCTCGGTTGCTGGTCTCGAGATGGACCAGCGAATGTCCCCACAGACATTACTGTACAAAAACCTGTGGCTTCAGGCGATGGAAGAGTTGCATTCGATGAAGAGCAGATCACTGAGGAGCATGAAATCCGGGGTGGAAAGATCATCTGGCAGAGTATCGTAA
- the LOC116207404 gene encoding uncharacterized protein LOC116207404: protein MPSDRADLSSDQDKEHKHKKLDNEVRDMFSAITSRIFRLHNVGGSSHHRGDGEDDRGIRVITLAGNNMGATFRGGQDEKMGGGPEEENDDDALGTYVNSNFQAINNSIMMGGSYSGNDPGVHAEITDFTENYLYDTVFLDIRSLK from the exons ATGCCTTCCGACCGGGCGGACTTGTCCTCTGACCAGGACAAGGAACACAAGCACAAGAAGCTCGACAATGAAGTCCGTGACATGTTCTCTGCAATAACTAGTCGCATTTTCCGTCTCCATAATGTTGGAGGCTCGAGCCACCACCGTGGTGATGGTGAAGATGATCGAGGAATCAGAGTCATCACACTTGCCGGGAACAACATGGGAGCCACCTTCCGGGGTGGCCAGGACGAGAAAATGGGTGGTGGCCCTGAGGAGGAGAATGATGATGATGCCCTTGGAACTTACGTGAATAGCAATTTTCAGGCCATCAATAACTCTATTATGATGGGCGGGAGTTATAGCGGAAATGATCCCGGGGTGCACGCAGAGATCACAGATTTCACTGAGAA CTATTTGTACGACACTGTATTTCTCGACATTCGTTCGCTTAAATAA
- the LOC116192414 gene encoding WAT1-related protein At3g30340-like, whose product MAEGGDMGGAQWAPYIAMIAIEFAFAVVNVMLKKVLEEGMNHLVLIAYRQAVSTLFLSPLAYFLERNSRPKLTFRIVCLLFFSAIVGSSLTQYFFLIGIQYTSATFACAFINMVPVVTFIMALPFRMEQVNLYESSGKAKVMGSLICVVGVMVLTFYRGITLFSSLHAPPRHPSMAYHSEKLSSAKRTEKWVISSMTLVLASVLWSSWFLLQSNIGQRYPCKYSSTAIMSFFGTVQSTALVGMSSGRNLSAWMFKETFEIITVLFTGIVGSGLCYVGMTWCVKKRGPVFTAAFSPLIQIITAMIDIPLLHESLHVGSVIGSLLVIIGLYILLWGKNKEAKDSIKRIAQEAEEVKEEEPKLQVITVSSDSRCS is encoded by the exons ATGGCTGAAGGGGGTGACATGGGTGGTGCCCAGTGGGCGCCTTACATTGCCATGATAGCGATTGAGTTTGCCTTTGCAGTTGTCAACGTCATGCTCAAGAAAGTGTTGGAAGAAGGCATGAACCATCTGGTCCTCATCGCGTACCGCCAGGCAGTTTCGACTCTCTTCTTGTCCCCGCTCGCCTACTTCTTGGAAAG GAATAGCAGGCCGAAACTCACATTCCGCATTGTATGTTTACTCTTTTTCAGTGCAATCGTCGG TTCATCACTCACGCAATACTTCTTCCTTATCGGGATTCagtacacatcggcaactttTGCCTGTGCCTTCATCAACATGGTTCCTGTTGTCACATTCATAATGGCCTTACCATTCCG GATGGAGCAGGTGAACTTATATGAAAGTAGTGGGAAGGCTAAGGTGATGGGCTCCCTAATATGTGTAGTTGGAGTTATGGTGCTGACATTCTACAGAGGAATCACCCTTTTCAGTTCTTTACACGCCCCACCACGTCATCCTTCCATGGCATACCACAGCGAGAAGCTTAGCTCGGCAAAAAGGACGGAGAAGTGGGTCATTAGCTCAATGACTTTAGTGTTGGCCTCAGTCCTGTGGTCCTCGTGGTTTTTACTCCAGTCAAATATTGGGCAGCGGTACCCCTGCAAGTACTCGAGCACTGCTATCATGTCCTTCTTCGGGACTGTTCAGTCTACAGCCCTGGTAGGCATGTCGTCTGGCAGGAACCTATCCGCGTGGATGTTCAAGGAAACATTCGAGATAATCACCGTACTCTTCACG gggatcgttggctcagGACTGTGCTATGTGGGGATGACATGGTGTGTCAAGAAAAGGGGGCCCGTCTTTACCGCAGCATTCAGCCCTCTGATTCAGATTATCACTGCAATGATCGACATCCCTCTCCTTCACGAGTCGCTTCACGTTGGAAG TGTGATAGGATCGCTGCTCGTGATCATCGGGCTGTACATTCTGCTGTGGGGAAAGAACAAGGAGGCCAAGGATAGCATCAAGAGAATAGCTCAGGAAGCAGAGGAAGTTAAGGAAGAAGAGCCAAAGTTGCAGGTCATCACAGTTTCTTCGGACTCTAGATGTTCCTAG